GGTGTGTGGCCTTCGCCAACGACTCCAGTTTGCCGCAGGATGGCGCGTGCAGGGGCGTCGGCTGCTGCCGCATCGACATCCCACCGGGGCTCACCGACAACGTGATCGACTTCGAGTCTGGCGGCTCCTGGACGCACGAAAACCAGGAGTTCTGCCCGTGCGACTACGCTTTCATCACCAACAGGGGCTACTACAACTTCCAGAAGGCCCACCTTCGTCACATGGACGTGAATACCAGCATGCCGCTGTCGCTAGACTGGGCCATCCGTGACAATGGCAGCCTATCGTGCGCCGCGGCGGCGACCAAGCCGGGGTATGCCTGCATCAGTCGCCACAGCGAGTGCGTCGTCTCCGCCAATGGCCCTGGCTACACCTGCAACTGCACCACAGGCCGCGAGGGCAACCCCTACGTCGTTGACGGGTGCACCGGTAACTACCACACTCGCAAGCCGCAACTCAACTCTGTCTGTCTCAGCAGTTTTCCATGCATGTGCTGATGAGTATTTTCTGTGTAACATGTATAGACATAGATGAATGTGCACCTCAAGCAGGGTATCCTTGCCGGGGTACATGCAAGAACACCGACGGTTCATACGAATGCACCTGCCGTCCTGGTTATCAGAGCAATGACCCATTTTATGAACGCTGCACCCCCAGGTTCCCGTTGGCAGCACAGATTTCCATAGGTAACATCTCACACAAGTTTCTTCGTTTCAATATATCTgctttgttcatgtgtttcaccaaCTACATCTTATTTTTGCTCCAGTCCGTAGATTAATTGGACAGTCAATACTATAGTAATGGAGCTTTTTATACATACTAGGAAACATGCCcttgcattgcaacgggagaaaaacaaTCACATAACGTCTCGCATGGCAAAATTGATACATTGTGACTTGTGGATCCCAATTCATGGAAGATCCACCCTTTAATATTAGTAATAATATCTCTTGTCGTCACACACAAAATCTTGGATTATGAGCAGTCGATTGTTCATTAGGACTACAGACAGGCAGGATGACCGCAATAGAACGTTAATGGTTGGTGTAAAGGCCCTTCCCAATGTCATTGCACACTAAGACTACCCATAGTGGCGAGTAACAGTTACTTATTTGTTTCAAGAAGATACGATCCCTTTCTCTTCTTCTTGATTGTTGTTCCACCTAAGCTAATTATCTGACGTGGCTGCTTTAGATACGATCCGAAGTGGAGCATTGTGAATGCCCTTATGGACTGTATCATGTctgctctgattttttttctcagaTTAAAATACTAGAAACTTTGAGCAATTAAATAGTGATTTTTGTTTCGTTGTCTATGTAGGTGTAGTAGGTGGGATTCTTCTCATAGTCATTATGACATTCACTATCATTATTATCAAAGAGAAGAAGAAGATTCATGACACATACAAAAGGAATGGTGGTCCTGTATTAGAGAAAGCTCGGACTATAAAGCTTTTCAAAAAGGTTGACCTGCAGCAAATTTTTAAAAATGGCAAACTAATTGGAAAAGGTGGCTTTGGTGAAGTTTACAAGGGCCTTCTCGGTGACGAATTGGTTGCGGTAAAGAAACCGATTAGTGGTAATGTGCTAGAGAGTAAACAATTTCCAAATGAAGTCATCATCCAGTCTCAAATAATCCACAAGAACATCGTTAGGCTCATAGGTTGTTGCTTAGAAGTGGATAGCCCCATGCTAGTGTATGAGTTCATACCCAGAGGAAGCATGGATGACATTCTTCACGGGGAGGAAAAGAAGCCTCTCAGCTTGGATGTACGTCTAAATATTGCTGTAGAATCAGCACAGGGTCTAGCTTATATGCATTCTCAAACCAATAAAGTAATCTTGCACGGTGATGTTAAGCCGGCAAACATACTCTTGAACGATGAGTTTGCCCCCAAGATCTCCGACTTCGGCATATCAAGGTTGATTGCAACAGACAAGGAACACACTGCATTAGTCATTGGTGATAGGAGTTATATGGATCCAGTGTACCTACAGACAGGCATGTTAACCGCAAAAAGTGATGTCTACAGTTTTGGAGTTGTGATCCTAGAGCTTATCAGCAGGAAGAAGGCCACTTACTCTGAAGATAACAGCATAGTGAAGAGTTTCCTTGATGTTCACAAAGACAGGAAGAAATCAACTGAGTTATTTGACACAGAAATTGCAGTAGAAGAAGATTTGGACCTTCTTGTCAGTCTGGCAGAGCTTGCCGTGGATTGTCTTAACCTTGATGTGGATCAAAGGCCGACAATGACTGATGTTGCGGAGCGTCTTGTCATACTGAAACGTTGCCGTAAACCGTAAGGCAATTAATTCCGTTTGGAAACATGTAATCCTGCCGCACTTGTCACATAGGTTTGCTTTCTGCAAATAAACCTGACCATGTAGCGTGAGCTTGTTCACGTCCTGGCCAGATTAGTAGCTAGGTAGTTTTGCACGTTGCTACATCTAGCTCGTGGGATGGCACAAGCAGCGGCTGTAACGGCATAGTCTTGGTTTGCTTTCTGCAAATAAATCTGACCATGTAGCGTGAGCTTGTTCACGTCTTGTCCAGATTAGTAGCTAGGTAGTTTTGCACGTTGCTACATCTAGCTCGTGGGATGGCCCGAGTAGCGGCTATAACGGCGTAGTCTTGAGGGTGGTCAAGGGACGTGGGATGGCACCTCCAGTTAGATTGGTCATGGCACAAGTTTAGCATCAATATGTTAAGTTGTTTGAGCTGTTAAAATAAACGAGAAACAGAAAAGGCTGCACAGTTCACGCAGCACAAAAGAACTTCTCCCGAGTGTGTTCATGTGTTCATCGTGTGAGCTTCTCCCTTCCTCTGCTACAACAAGTGGCATAGAGCCTCCGATCACGCAGCGCAAACGGTTGGATTTTTTTTCATCACGGTCAGTTTTGGACTGAATATTTAGATTCACCTATGCATGGACCAGTTTCGCAGTTTTTTCCATGACGGATCagctttttgatttttttttgttagGCACAGATCATGCATGCATCGGTAGAAATCTTGTCAACCGGAATCACATGATTGTTTATATATGGCTTCTGATTTCTAGTTAAATCTAAGCTGTAGATTACAAATACAATGGTTAAGATAATTTTGGTGATGCGGTTCGTTTGTTGAAAGCTGAAAATACAAACCGTATGTTACACTTGTGGATGTCATCAATGAGGTCATTGTATCAGAACCGGCCGGAACGATCAGTTTTTTGTACAAACATCCTACGGGATGTATTCCCTGCACACAAAAAAACTGCTTTACACGTTTAAGTAATTAGAGAGTCCACGTTTGAATGAAAAAAAATTAGCTAGCTGGTCTACTCTTTTATTTTCAAATGGACTCAGCTAGCTAGGTCATGTAAGTATCTATATCTATTCTATACTATTATTAAACAGTCAAACTAATTCTTTCTTAACGCCACACGGTAGATGTACACGGTTTGATACGATTAGGATCTAATGACTAGCTTTAACTTAATCTTTTATCTGATGTGCACTTAGTAATTTAGGTTGGCTGAACGTGCTTCACCGtggagaaatatactccctcctttccattaTATAAGGCATTTTAGCTTTTTGCGTGGAAATTAATGCATAGTGTAGATCATTGGTGCCACACAATCATACGAGACGATGTAAGCTCAACAATGTCTGCTAACAGCTACAGTGTACCGTTAATTGCTAGCTGCAGCAACAAATTCATTATCATAAAGAGAATGCCGGAGTGCTACAGCTAACACGACTTGTATTTTGGGATTTTCTAGAAAAGCTTACACGCCTAATAtaatgggaaggagggagtacttaaGCACCGCCCCACACTTTTGCAATCCCTACAATCACGCAAAGGCAGGAAAAAAATGGAAAGCCATCGCAATCTGATTCCCTCGCTCGCTAACTGCCCCGCGAGGCCGCGACGCACGCCGCCTACCTCTGGTCACCGGACGAGGGTCGGACTCCTACGCCACATCGCCGCCGCCTGACCCTCCTCCGCCACAGCAGCCGCCGCAGAACCGATCACTGCGCGGCGCCTCTCCCACCGTGACCCGCGACGCCGGCAGAACCTCCCACCCCCTCCTATCATCTCACTATCCCTACCCAGCGGACGACCAGAGGAGGTGGAGCTGACGTCTCCCTCCATCACGTACACCGACGATGAGCTGAGACGGCGCCCTCTCGCCATGCACGCCCTTGATCCGGACGGCACCGCCGAGCTCGTGGTCCTCCTCCCCAGGTCACCGGATGAAGCCAAGATCCGTCCGTCCTCCCACATCAGCAACCATGGTAGTCCTTCTCTGCACCCAAGCTTTGCCCATAAGCTCCATGTGCATTAGCAGGTTTCAGCCGGCGATTTGGATCGAGCAAGTCACAGGAGCTTGCCGGCAATACCCAGTCTTTGATCTGGTTTGTTCTTCATCTCAGGTGATTTTTTTCTCCGGAAAGTAATTTGGAACTTAAAAACGGATTTTTGAAATGGTTCATGCAAGCTGAATTTGCTCCATCCTGCATTCACAAAAATTTACGTATAGGACAATCGTGTTAGCTTTCAGACGTTCTCGTGTATCAAATCCCTCTGCACTGCATATATTGTGATTGAAACGATGCCATGATAGTTGGCATTCACGCTTCAGGTATGAGATCAGCTCAATCATCTCCAATTAGTTTCTTTCTTGTTATCCAGGTCTAGAACAACAGACAGTCTTTGAACCAATTCGCAAGTGTGCGATTTGATTTCGCATATTTATTTGACAAGTCTAACATATTTTGACTTTCAGTTTCTTTTAGGGGAGCGGCCTATTGTTTAGTGTACCTGATATCCCAGGCAATTTGTATGAGGACAAAAGGATTATCCAAGATCTCTGTAAAGAGAAAATAGCTTAGAGAGGAAGATCCGCACATAGATGGATCACCGATGTGATATCACATATTCgaattttgaatttgtgaataatCTTGATGCAGTACATGTCACGAGTTTCATTCTTATGGAAATAAGAAATATTGATCCCACAGAAAATTTTGTTTTTTAGCTTTGTAGTTTATGGTCTGAAGCAACAACTTCAGATAAAAGATTCTTCAAGTTGGCTTTTACTTTGAAGTTATTAGATAACATATTTAAAATTATTTAATATATAATATTGCCTTGCATCATATCTGTAGGTAGTAATAAAGTGTCTTATTTATCCAGTTAATACTTTCTTGCTATTGAATCTTGGTATCTAGATTTGAAGTGATGGTTTTTCCATATTACATGACTTCCAAAATATTGTGCGTATGACACTAGAGATTTTTCGGTTCATATATGCATCCATATGTCAGATTTCTCACATTTACATGAGAAGAAACCATGCTTCTATATATGAGAAGTTGCGCCAGATTTGAAGCGTGGTTTAAATTAGTAGGTTTGGTCTCCTGATAGATATTAGTACTTTTATGATAACCATGTTATCTCAAGGATTGTGCTTCACTATTAATTTTCAATGTCATTCCTGGCAGATTTCTTAACTCAGCATCAttggatcaaagatggttaggAGGTCGAAGATATGTCGCGTGAAAGGCGCGGGGAGGCAAGGACAGGACACGCAGGACGCTGCAGTAGAGTACGAACACCGCACCAAGGTATGTGCAGAGAACAACCACCGTCGCGGAGTCATGACTCCTCTCTTGCATGTCCACTTCTCCTTGGCTGCCTGGTCATCATCATATCACAAATCAAAGTTTTCTTGTTGCGAACTAGAGGAGATAAATTTGATGGCTATAACTTACCTGAAGTGCAAGGTCTAATTCTATTATGTGTTGAGTTTATTAGCAAGATTGGTCCGTTTTGATACAATTTCATTCTGGTTGCCATCTACCAGTTACTGTTGCATCACAGTAATTTATTTGGAAGCAATTATAATTGAGACTGAGACTTTCTGGGTAGGTTGTCACAAGTATTTAACTTATGATTTCAGTTTGAGATACAACCAGCAATCTGAAATCAGTACTGCTGCTCAGACAATCTGGAGGGGTTATAAAATTTCTTTGCAAAGCTTGTACACAACCTTAAGAATATGCCTGCTACTTCTTTTTTAGGGAAATAAAATGATTGCTACTTTGGGATATTGTGGTGTTACTAAATGACCGCCTCATAAATCATAATATGAGATGGTGTTTGGTCAACCAAACATGAAGAATATTGGAACAAAAAGACGAAGAATATTGGTCGACCAAAGGCAAATTCACTTCAGCCCAAATCATGTGTTTTTGTCcaaacgtgcgttgcacgtgcaagcttgCTAGTATAATAGATAGACTATATATTTTACACTAGAATAAATTTCTACAATATACATATCGAGATATGTATGTGGCACACCACATCTTTTTTGCAAAAGTACAAAATACAGTGGATGACGTCCATTTTCAAATCCTGCAATCGCTGTTGCCTGTATGCGAACTACAAGAAAACAAAAAGCGATCCCTTAGTCGAACCCACCCACCCAGGCACCCATGACCCCCACTTTCCTCGGGCCTCCCCCACCTACCCTTGCTACTCTCAACTATTCCAATCATAAAAAGAAGCAAAAATAATCTTGTTAACAAATATCACATGACTAATTcgcatctagatgttttttaaggatgtcacatctaagtcATCTTATTTGTCTTTAAATCTCGTGCAACCTGATTGTTCCTCGCACGCTCGTCAGCCTGTGTCCAATTCCCGTTGTTGTTTTTTTCTTCGCGAGCTCGAGTAGGTCTGCACCGCTTGATGTGTTTGTGGGCTTTCATCTGTTTGTCTTAGTTGTGGGCTTCATTTTCCTACTCGTTGTCTTAGGTGTTAGAAGAACATGTTGAAAGAGCGGCCGTTATTTTTTTTCACTCGAGAGGAGAGGGGACGGTGCCCATTCATTTTCCTACTGTTCTCAAAACAAAATTCATTTCCCTATCCTTCATGCGACGAGTGGGTTGT
The window above is part of the Triticum aestivum cultivar Chinese Spring chromosome 2A, IWGSC CS RefSeq v2.1, whole genome shotgun sequence genome. Proteins encoded here:
- the LOC123184658 gene encoding wall-associated receptor kinase 2-like codes for the protein MWMRLLFPALLVATMSAPVADSLTVSPGCVGRCGDVDIPYPFGIGSGCFRKGFEISCVNNTMPVMAGTTQRVLNLTLSPRPEARVMLPIAWQCFNSTGDVTGDFDGKVNMNPEGVYRISSELNQLVLLGCNTFAQIKSGVSGRFNYQYYTGCVAFANDSSLPQDGACRGVGCCRIDIPPGLTDNVIDFESGGSWTHENQEFCPCDYAFITNRGYYNFQKAHLRHMDVNTSMPLSLDWAIRDNGSLSCAAAATKPGYACISRHSECVVSANGPGYTCNCTTGREGNPYVVDGCTDIDECAPQAGYPCRGTCKNTDGSYECTCRPGYQSNDPFYERCTPRFPLAAQISIGVVGGILLIVIMTFTIIIIKEKKKIHDTYKRNGGPVLEKARTIKLFKKVDLQQIFKNGKLIGKGGFGEVYKGLLGDELVAVKKPISGNVLESKQFPNEVIIQSQIIHKNIVRLIGCCLEVDSPMLVYEFIPRGSMDDILHGEEKKPLSLDVRLNIAVESAQGLAYMHSQTNKVILHGDVKPANILLNDEFAPKISDFGISRLIATDKEHTALVIGDRSYMDPVYLQTGMLTAKSDVYSFGVVILELISRKKATYSEDNSIVKSFLDVHKDRKKSTELFDTEIAVEEDLDLLVSLAELAVDCLNLDVDQRPTMTDVAERLVILKRCRKP